A stretch of the Archangium violaceum genome encodes the following:
- a CDS encoding DUF72 domain-containing protein — MRAIHLGTSGYVYKHWKGFFYPSELPASRWLPYYARVFATVELNAPFYRLPTADAVDGWREQTPAGFLFACKGSRYLTHMKRLTDVGEGLERFFGVILRLRPKLGPVLWQLPPHMKKPDPARLDRFLSALPRDVRYVFEFRDAAWYHEEVLEVLDRWDAAVCEHDLVPVPPPRLTGGFRYVRFHGAGSRYAGRYGREAMWPVAVDLDRWRRKGRTAWVYFNNDLHGHALLDAFDLAELLGHVRVHPPADMRRPPETEESRTA, encoded by the coding sequence ATGCGGGCCATCCACCTGGGGACGAGCGGCTACGTCTACAAGCACTGGAAGGGTTTCTTCTACCCATCCGAGCTGCCGGCCAGCCGATGGCTCCCCTACTACGCCCGCGTCTTCGCCACGGTGGAGCTGAACGCCCCCTTCTACCGGCTGCCCACGGCGGACGCGGTGGACGGCTGGAGGGAGCAGACGCCAGCGGGTTTCCTGTTCGCGTGCAAGGGCAGCCGCTACCTCACGCACATGAAGCGCCTCACGGACGTGGGCGAGGGCCTGGAGCGCTTCTTCGGCGTCATCCTCCGCCTGCGCCCCAAGCTGGGCCCGGTGCTGTGGCAACTGCCGCCGCACATGAAGAAGCCGGACCCGGCGAGGCTGGACCGCTTCCTCTCCGCCCTGCCCCGTGACGTGCGATACGTCTTCGAGTTCCGCGACGCGGCCTGGTACCACGAGGAGGTGCTGGAGGTGCTGGACCGGTGGGACGCGGCGGTGTGCGAGCACGACCTCGTGCCGGTGCCCCCTCCCCGCCTCACGGGAGGCTTCCGCTACGTGCGCTTCCACGGAGCGGGCTCACGCTACGCCGGGCGCTATGGCCGCGAGGCGATGTGGCCGGTGGCGGTCGACCTGGACCGGTGGAGACGCAAGGGGCGCACGGCCTGGGTCTACTTCAATAACGATCTGCACGGGCACGCGCTGCTGGACGCGTTCGACCTGGCGGAGCTGCTGGGCCACGTGCGCGTGCATCCACCCGCGGACATGCGAAGGCCGCCCGAGACGGAGGAGTCCCGGACGGCCTGA
- the lpdA gene encoding dihydrolipoyl dehydrogenase, with translation MAENFDVVIIGSGPGGYVGAIRAAQLGLKTAIIEKDKRLGGTCLHRGCIPTKSLLWSAALLHHIREAADFGIEVPAPVVNWAKVQEHKQKVVTKGANGIDYLMKKNKVTVIKGHGRIAGKGKVEVDLEGGGKQALEAKNIIIATGSVPKSLPNVPVDHKRILNSDSILTIDRIPKSLIVIGAGAVGCEFASVFNHMGSQVSIVEYMPNLLPIEDVDCSKELEKHFKKRKIDLHLGAKVEKVENTATGVKLTMTVGGETRSIEAELVLSAVGRAPVSEDIGLQLTSIKTDRGFIKTDTMMRTTEPNVYAIGDVIPTPMLAHVASAECVLAVEHIAGKNPAPINYDLTPSATYCYPEVASVGLTEKKAKERGYDVKAAIFPFSAVTKASISNEAFGMIKVVSDKKYDEVLGVHLVGPHATELLAEACVAMRLEITTEELAHTMHAHPTLSEIVKEGAEATLGHPIHI, from the coding sequence TTGGCTGAGAATTTCGACGTGGTGATCATCGGTTCGGGCCCCGGCGGGTATGTCGGCGCGATCCGGGCCGCGCAGCTGGGCCTGAAGACGGCCATCATCGAGAAGGACAAGCGCCTGGGCGGCACCTGCCTCCATCGCGGCTGCATCCCCACCAAGTCCCTCCTGTGGTCGGCGGCGCTGCTGCACCACATCCGTGAGGCCGCGGACTTCGGTATCGAGGTGCCGGCCCCGGTGGTGAACTGGGCCAAGGTCCAGGAGCACAAGCAGAAGGTGGTCACCAAGGGTGCCAACGGCATCGACTACCTGATGAAGAAGAACAAGGTGACCGTCATCAAGGGTCACGGCCGCATCGCCGGCAAGGGCAAGGTCGAGGTCGACCTCGAGGGCGGTGGCAAGCAGGCGCTGGAGGCCAAGAACATCATCATCGCCACCGGCTCGGTGCCCAAGTCCCTGCCCAACGTCCCGGTGGACCACAAGCGCATCCTCAACAGCGACTCCATCCTGACCATCGACCGCATCCCCAAGAGCCTGATCGTCATCGGCGCGGGCGCGGTGGGCTGCGAGTTCGCCTCGGTCTTCAACCACATGGGCAGTCAGGTCTCCATCGTGGAGTACATGCCCAACCTGCTCCCCATCGAGGACGTGGACTGCTCGAAGGAGCTGGAGAAGCACTTCAAGAAGCGGAAGATCGATCTGCACCTGGGCGCCAAGGTGGAGAAGGTGGAGAACACCGCCACCGGCGTGAAGCTGACCATGACGGTGGGCGGCGAGACCCGCTCCATCGAGGCGGAGCTCGTCCTGTCCGCCGTGGGCCGCGCCCCGGTCTCCGAGGACATCGGTCTGCAGCTCACGTCCATCAAGACGGACCGTGGCTTCATCAAGACGGACACCATGATGCGCACCACCGAGCCGAACGTGTACGCGATCGGCGACGTGATCCCCACGCCGATGCTCGCCCACGTGGCCAGCGCCGAGTGTGTGCTCGCCGTCGAGCACATCGCCGGGAAGAATCCCGCGCCCATCAACTACGATCTCACGCCGTCGGCCACCTACTGCTACCCCGAGGTGGCGTCGGTGGGCCTCACGGAGAAGAAGGCCAAGGAGCGCGGCTACGACGTGAAGGCCGCCATCTTCCCGTTCTCCGCCGTGACCAAGGCCTCCATCTCCAACGAGGCCTTCGGAATGATCAAGGTCGTCTCCGACAAGAAGTATGACGAGGTGCTCGGCGTGCACCTCGTGGGCCCGCACGCCACCGAGCTGCTCGCCGAGGCGTGCGTCGCCATGCGCCTGGAGATCACCACCGAGGAGCTCGCGCACACGATGCACGCGCACCCGACGCTCTCCGAGATCGTCAAGGAGGGCGCCGAGGCCACCCTGGGTCACCCGATCCACATCTGA
- the lipA gene encoding lipoyl synthase, with protein MATPDRFPLPQVTETTRKPEWLKVRLPHGEGYERVKSIVRRTKLSTVCEEARCPNIAECWGGGTATVMLMGEVCTRACRFCHVKVGAPPPLDPMEPIHLAQAVKEMDLEYIVVTSVNRDDRPDGGASHFASAIRELRQHSPKTIVEVLIPDFKGVERDLATVAEARPHVVAHNVETVERLTPTVRDRRASYKQSLKVLEYLKQRPERLYTKSSVMVGLGETDAELEQTFKDLRAVGVDVLTLGQYLQPSQYHLRVERFVTPQQFEDYKKLAESYGFLYVASGPLVRSSYRAAEFFMKGLMERERLGLASNT; from the coding sequence ATGGCAACTCCTGACCGTTTCCCCCTGCCGCAGGTAACCGAGACCACCCGGAAGCCCGAGTGGCTGAAGGTACGCCTCCCCCACGGGGAAGGGTACGAACGGGTGAAGTCCATCGTGCGCCGCACGAAGCTGTCCACGGTGTGCGAGGAGGCCCGCTGCCCCAACATCGCCGAGTGCTGGGGCGGGGGGACCGCCACGGTCATGCTCATGGGCGAGGTGTGCACCCGCGCGTGCCGCTTCTGCCACGTGAAGGTGGGCGCGCCTCCTCCGTTGGATCCGATGGAGCCCATCCACCTGGCCCAGGCCGTCAAGGAGATGGACCTGGAGTACATCGTGGTGACGTCCGTCAACCGCGATGACCGTCCGGACGGCGGCGCCAGCCACTTCGCCTCGGCGATTCGCGAGCTGCGCCAGCACTCGCCCAAGACGATCGTCGAGGTGCTCATCCCCGACTTCAAGGGCGTGGAGCGTGACCTGGCCACCGTGGCCGAGGCCCGCCCGCACGTGGTGGCCCACAACGTGGAGACGGTGGAGCGCCTCACCCCGACCGTGCGTGATCGCCGCGCCAGCTACAAGCAGTCCCTGAAGGTGCTCGAGTACCTCAAGCAGCGGCCGGAGCGGCTCTACACCAAGAGCTCCGTCATGGTTGGCCTGGGCGAGACGGACGCCGAGCTGGAGCAGACCTTCAAGGATCTGCGCGCCGTGGGCGTGGACGTGCTCACGCTCGGCCAGTACCTCCAGCCCTCCCAGTACCACCTGAGGGTGGAGCGCTTCGTCACGCCCCAGCAGTTCGAGGACTACAAGAAGCTCGCCGAGTCCTACGGCTTCCTCTACGTCGCCTCCGGGCCGCTCGTGCGCTCCAGCTACCGCGCCGCCGAGTTCTTCATGAAGGGCCTCATGGAGCGCGAGCGCCTGGGGCTCGCCAGCAACACCTGA
- a CDS encoding ribonuclease R family protein, which produces MDTPTSSRTVTGRIDVHPRGFGFLVVHPSGSDEVLSAFIPPPELTPYLADDIVSATVTASADGRWSASGLSLLKRPRQEVYGEVVLRKGEVHLRIDRDVAHGEWPLETAGVEVQPHDAVVARVDDGKVWLLRKLEPGADRSLERILVRHGLHRDFDPRAHAEVQRILSVPHALGGRRDLRQIPTVTVDSASTRVIDDAISVLPAGMDGALRLFVSIADAAEFVTEGSVLDRVARERATSVYLAGAMQPMLPEELSTNWLSLVPGEDRLCLTVELRIDPEGRVTAMDVYESLIRSWAKLSYTEVADYLDKGEVSEPMAVVREAMPWFHAAAARLAVARAGRGGIEMAREEARFTFDEETGEVSGIEAVRPTTAHTLVERFMVAANEAIAGWLIDRGVPALFRVQDEPAPQRVADLAAFAHHSGFAAGFGRRLTPLALAAFDRQIAGCTAEPALRSVLRRSLGPSRYTVVAAMHFGLAARAYLHFTSPIRRYADLAVHRTLKQYLRGRRDFVHEDPAVEQLAVHLNERTRTSSRAEKDRHRVLEARVMAAHVGRELSGRITRVRPSGLLVQLDGMLVEGNLPADSLPDGPYSPDPRETSLVGAARTFTIGMPLRVRVTSADEQHGRVELALATNC; this is translated from the coding sequence ATGGACACGCCCACCTCCTCGCGCACCGTCACCGGCCGCATCGACGTCCACCCTCGCGGCTTCGGCTTTCTCGTCGTGCATCCGTCCGGATCCGACGAGGTGCTCTCCGCGTTCATCCCGCCCCCCGAGCTGACTCCCTACCTCGCCGACGACATCGTCTCCGCGACGGTGACGGCCTCGGCGGACGGCCGCTGGAGCGCGAGCGGGCTGTCCCTCCTGAAGCGTCCGCGCCAGGAGGTCTACGGTGAGGTCGTGCTGCGCAAGGGCGAGGTTCACCTGCGCATCGATCGCGACGTGGCCCATGGCGAATGGCCCCTGGAGACGGCCGGCGTCGAGGTGCAACCCCATGACGCGGTGGTGGCGCGCGTCGACGACGGCAAGGTCTGGCTCCTGCGCAAGCTCGAACCGGGCGCGGACCGCTCGCTGGAGCGCATCCTCGTGCGCCACGGGCTGCACCGGGACTTCGACCCGCGGGCCCACGCCGAGGTGCAACGCATCCTCTCCGTGCCCCACGCGCTCGGGGGACGGAGGGATCTCCGCCAGATTCCCACCGTCACCGTGGACTCGGCCTCGACGCGCGTCATCGATGATGCCATCTCCGTGCTACCCGCGGGCATGGACGGGGCGCTGCGCCTGTTCGTCTCCATCGCCGATGCGGCCGAGTTCGTCACCGAGGGCTCGGTGCTCGATCGCGTGGCGCGCGAGCGGGCCACCAGCGTGTACCTCGCCGGAGCCATGCAGCCCATGCTCCCCGAGGAGCTCTCCACGAACTGGCTCAGCCTGGTGCCCGGCGAGGATCGGCTGTGCCTCACGGTGGAGCTGCGCATCGACCCGGAGGGGCGCGTCACCGCGATGGACGTCTACGAGAGCCTCATCCGCTCGTGGGCGAAGCTGAGCTACACCGAGGTGGCGGACTACCTCGACAAGGGCGAGGTGTCCGAACCGATGGCGGTGGTGCGCGAGGCGATGCCCTGGTTCCACGCGGCGGCGGCACGGCTGGCGGTGGCGAGGGCCGGACGCGGCGGCATCGAGATGGCGCGCGAGGAGGCCCGCTTCACCTTCGACGAGGAGACGGGCGAGGTCTCCGGCATCGAGGCCGTGCGACCCACGACGGCGCACACCCTGGTCGAGCGCTTCATGGTGGCCGCCAACGAGGCCATCGCGGGGTGGCTCATCGATCGCGGCGTGCCCGCCCTCTTCCGCGTCCAGGACGAGCCGGCTCCCCAGCGCGTGGCCGACCTGGCCGCCTTCGCGCACCACTCGGGCTTCGCCGCGGGCTTCGGCCGCAGACTCACCCCGCTGGCGCTCGCCGCGTTCGACCGGCAGATCGCCGGCTGCACCGCGGAGCCCGCGCTGCGCTCGGTGCTGCGGCGCTCGCTGGGCCCCTCGCGCTACACCGTGGTGGCGGCCATGCACTTCGGCCTCGCGGCACGCGCCTACCTGCACTTCACCTCGCCCATCCGCCGGTACGCGGACCTCGCTGTCCACCGCACCCTCAAGCAGTACCTGCGAGGCCGGCGCGACTTCGTGCACGAGGACCCCGCCGTCGAGCAGCTCGCGGTGCATCTCAACGAGCGCACCCGCACCTCCAGCCGCGCCGAGAAGGATCGCCACCGTGTGCTGGAGGCGCGGGTGATGGCGGCGCACGTGGGCAGGGAGCTCTCCGGACGCATCACCCGGGTGCGACCCTCCGGCCTCCTCGTCCAGCTCGACGGCATGCTGGTGGAGGGCAACCTCCCCGCGGACTCGCTGCCCGACGGGCCCTACAGTCCCGATCCACGGGAGACCTCGCTCGTGGGCGCCGCGCGCACCTTCACCATCGGCATGCCGCTGCGGGTGCGCGTGACCTCCGCCGACGAGCAACATGGCCGTGTCGAGCTCGCGCTCGCCACCAACTGTTGA